The following coding sequences are from one Salinicoccus sp. Bachu38 window:
- a CDS encoding GNAT family N-acetyltransferase yields MNKDIYFTKEYAQVNELIERGKAIFIDIECEYGHITHSAIKREIGTQINGVKYYDMVTPYGYGGPIIHEYTNMTKLIEVFEDTLVDYCETHNIVSEFVRFHPMFQNQEPFRSIYDVSYTRKTVGTDLLNFEDPFQSEFCSTARRRVRKLIRDDRFSCLVAAKFEDIEDFIEIYNDTMDRHHATDFYYFDREYFERLKWEFGDKLFTTSVFFEGRIIAMGLYFMSDDVIHDHLNGTLADYLHHSPAYLLKYTMMNWAKANGFSFVHYGGGVTNAEDDSVLKFKKRFSSHTEFDFHIGRRIWNHKVYDALCRKKGIDRETDFFPAYRAPKIAVKKN; encoded by the coding sequence GTGAACAAAGACATATACTTTACCAAAGAATATGCACAAGTCAACGAACTGATAGAACGTGGGAAAGCGATTTTCATCGACATAGAGTGCGAGTATGGTCATATTACCCACAGCGCCATCAAAAGGGAGATTGGTACCCAAATCAATGGCGTGAAGTACTATGATATGGTGACGCCCTATGGATACGGAGGACCGATCATCCATGAGTATACGAATATGACCAAGCTTATTGAAGTCTTCGAAGATACTCTGGTGGACTATTGTGAGACGCATAACATCGTTTCTGAATTTGTGCGGTTCCATCCGATGTTCCAGAATCAGGAGCCATTCAGAAGCATCTATGATGTGAGTTATACGAGGAAAACAGTCGGCACAGACTTGCTTAACTTTGAAGATCCATTCCAGAGCGAGTTTTGTTCTACGGCACGCAGGCGTGTCAGGAAGCTTATACGGGATGACAGATTCTCCTGCCTGGTGGCGGCGAAATTCGAGGATATCGAAGATTTCATCGAGATATACAACGATACGATGGATCGTCACCATGCAACTGACTTCTACTATTTCGACCGTGAATATTTCGAAAGGCTGAAATGGGAGTTCGGTGACAAGCTGTTCACGACGAGCGTATTCTTCGAGGGCAGGATCATCGCTATGGGGCTGTACTTCATGTCGGATGACGTCATCCATGATCACCTGAATGGCACCCTGGCGGACTACCTCCATCATTCGCCGGCCTATCTTCTGAAATACACGATGATGAACTGGGCGAAAGCGAATGGCTTCTCCTTCGTGCATTATGGCGGCGGGGTCACCAATGCGGAGGATGATTCCGTACTCAAGTTCAAGAAGCGGTTTTCCAGCCATACCGAGTTCGATTTCCATATCGGCAGGAGAATATGGAACCACAAAGTGTACGACGCATTATGCCGAAAGAAGGGGATTGATAGAGAGACGGACTTCTTCCCGGCATACCGTGCACCGAAGATCGCGGTAAAAAAGAATTAG
- a CDS encoding sodium:solute symporter family protein — MEFSNQPILIWFVVGYGVFMLLLGMYYSKKISSSEDFILAGKSLGPVVLMGTLLATWVGSGSVTGGQNSLAYSFGIWPALMSTLPSLIGIGTIFLISSKIKHYGKYTVAEILEVKYGKVASLLAALIIILAFVGIVSYQYQGLAYILNISIGIPVGTGTIIAAAIIIFLAGIGGLMSVAPTDAFSAFLVIFGLIIALPIALSVGGGWSEITSNVPESHMSATGSLSFIQLMGYYIPTLFLLLGDQNIYQRMSSSMNDKSTKLGTAGWILGLIIVTPLISILAFISRSMFPDIEPGMALIAITSVLPVVIGGILIAALTAFIVTTGNSYLLSAATSVIYDFVGKYMKKDINDHQKLVYTRVLIPILGIIAFLLTMYFPTVLSVQMYAYTVYGAGITPALLAVFLFPKVTKPAGLASMASGLLATLFWEFFYVQSTGINSALISVPIAFIVLFAVTLFTKGQHNEMKEVSE; from the coding sequence ATGGAATTTTCAAATCAACCCATACTCATATGGTTTGTAGTAGGTTATGGCGTATTCATGCTGCTGCTTGGCATGTACTACTCCAAGAAAATCAGTTCGAGTGAGGACTTCATACTCGCTGGCAAGTCTCTGGGACCGGTCGTCCTGATGGGGACATTGCTTGCAACGTGGGTCGGAAGCGGTTCTGTAACGGGTGGACAGAACTCACTGGCATACTCCTTCGGGATATGGCCGGCACTGATGTCGACATTGCCGTCGCTCATCGGTATTGGAACGATCTTCCTCATTTCGTCAAAAATCAAACATTACGGAAAATATACAGTAGCGGAAATATTGGAAGTGAAATATGGCAAGGTGGCAAGTCTGCTTGCAGCCCTGATCATCATTCTCGCTTTCGTGGGCATCGTTTCATACCAGTACCAGGGTCTCGCCTATATACTCAACATCTCGATCGGCATACCGGTAGGCACAGGTACGATTATTGCCGCAGCGATCATCATCTTCCTGGCAGGCATCGGCGGTCTGATGTCCGTGGCGCCGACGGATGCCTTCAGTGCATTCCTCGTCATCTTCGGACTCATCATCGCACTGCCGATTGCCTTGTCAGTCGGTGGAGGATGGAGTGAAATCACATCCAACGTGCCGGAGAGTCACATGAGCGCCACGGGTTCGCTGAGCTTCATTCAGCTGATGGGGTACTACATCCCGACGCTGTTCCTGCTGCTCGGTGACCAGAACATCTATCAGAGGATGTCTTCTTCAATGAATGACAAATCCACCAAGCTCGGTACAGCCGGCTGGATTCTCGGCCTGATCATCGTCACACCGCTGATTTCCATTCTGGCATTCATTTCACGCTCCATGTTCCCGGATATTGAACCGGGCATGGCACTGATTGCCATCACGAGCGTACTCCCGGTCGTCATTGGCGGCATCCTGATTGCCGCACTGACTGCATTCATCGTCACGACAGGCAACTCCTATCTGCTGTCAGCTGCAACGAGTGTCATCTATGATTTCGTCGGCAAGTACATGAAGAAGGACATCAACGACCATCAGAAACTGGTCTACACAAGGGTCCTGATTCCGATACTCGGCATCATCGCATTCCTGTTGACGATGTACTTCCCGACTGTCCTTTCGGTACAGATGTACGCATATACAGTATACGGCGCAGGGATTACACCGGCACTGCTCGCAGTGTTCCTGTTCCCTAAAGTCACGAAACCGGCCGGACTCGCCTCCATGGCATCCGGACTGCTCGCCACATTGTTCTGGGAATTCTTCTATGTACAGTCGACAGGCATCAATTCAGCACTGATCTCGGTACCGATCGCATTCATCGTACTGTTTGCCGTGACGCTGTTTACAAAAGGACAGCATAATGAAATGAAGGAAGTGTCAGAGTAA
- a CDS encoding MFS transporter, with product MTHLSANSTFLDKIGIPSHLVWGYFGVLIFMMGDGLELAWISPYLVDQGLSVQQAAFLTTAYGVTIAIGAWFSGVLVEGIGPRKTMLLGVIFYIIGHVLFVGLAIPTLNYELMVPTYAIRGFGYPLFAYAFLVWITYRTPHQQLGKAVGWFWFVFTGGLSVLGAFYSSWSIQLIGHVPTLWTSLLWVVIGAVFAIVVNRDKLELKVKKESNASKLKELSNGITILKREPKVAIAGIVRIINQSSQYAFPLFLPIYLAGYGIETTVWLNIWGTIFISNIVFNLIFGYVGDKFGWRNTVTWFGAVGCGVFTLSLFYAPQIFTGNVVMVAIIGMLWGACIAGFVPLSALTPSLVGDGDKGAAMSILNLGAGLCVFVGPALVALFFDAVGPEGLVWILAGFYFIAAIMTRFLKIPEHNTAKAEAEKNTAQSVPSTTV from the coding sequence ATGACACATCTATCAGCTAATAGTACCTTTCTGGATAAAATAGGTATACCTTCTCATTTGGTATGGGGATATTTCGGAGTATTAATCTTTATGATGGGGGATGGACTTGAACTGGCTTGGATCAGTCCATATCTTGTAGACCAAGGACTTTCAGTTCAGCAAGCAGCTTTTCTAACAACAGCTTACGGGGTTACGATTGCCATTGGTGCATGGTTTTCGGGTGTACTTGTGGAAGGTATAGGACCTAGGAAGACGATGTTGCTAGGTGTAATTTTCTACATTATAGGACATGTACTTTTTGTGGGCTTGGCGATACCGACCTTGAACTACGAGTTGATGGTTCCTACATATGCCATCAGAGGTTTTGGCTACCCACTCTTTGCCTATGCATTTCTTGTGTGGATTACGTATCGTACGCCTCACCAACAACTGGGTAAGGCAGTCGGCTGGTTCTGGTTTGTATTTACAGGTGGGTTGAGTGTGCTTGGCGCATTCTACTCCAGTTGGTCAATACAACTTATAGGGCATGTACCTACATTATGGACAAGTCTTCTCTGGGTGGTTATTGGAGCGGTATTCGCAATTGTAGTAAACCGCGACAAATTAGAATTGAAAGTTAAAAAGGAAAGTAATGCCTCCAAGTTAAAAGAACTATCAAATGGTATTACAATATTGAAACGGGAACCGAAGGTAGCTATTGCTGGTATTGTCCGTATCATTAATCAATCTTCCCAATATGCCTTCCCTTTGTTTCTGCCTATCTATCTAGCCGGATACGGTATAGAGACGACTGTCTGGCTAAACATTTGGGGAACGATATTCATATCAAATATTGTATTCAATCTAATATTCGGCTATGTCGGAGATAAATTTGGCTGGAGAAATACAGTTACATGGTTCGGAGCAGTCGGCTGTGGTGTATTTACGTTATCCCTTTTCTATGCCCCTCAAATCTTCACTGGTAACGTAGTTATGGTTGCGATTATAGGTATGCTCTGGGGAGCGTGTATCGCAGGATTTGTTCCATTGTCTGCCTTAACACCATCACTTGTTGGCGATGGGGATAAAGGTGCAGCAATGTCTATTCTGAATCTAGGCGCAGGTTTATGTGTATTTGTTGGCCCGGCGCTTGTTGCTCTCTTCTTCGATGCCGTGGGTCCTGAAGGATTGGTATGGATTCTTGCCGGATTTTATTTTATAGCAGCTATAATGACCAGATTCTTGAAAATCCCAGAACATAACACGGCGAAAGCGGAAGCCGAAAAAAATACAGCACAGAGTGTCCCATCCACGACAGTCTGA
- a CDS encoding glycosyltransferase family 4 protein: protein MQKKLIHGVTSSMSALFIHEQVHFIEQNGYQVEVVCNNDPERHYEGLKLKHIPFEREINLYRDVTTLYSLYRYLKQKDPDIILFSTPKAGLLGMVAGYLNGTETRIYAQWGLRLETVTGVKKLILETTEKLTCLLSTHVLVISDSLEEEMVGRKLVNREKVVRIGKGSVNGLDMQRFSPDAVDQDRLTRMKETLDIEPSDFVIGYIGRMTRDKGTNELVEAFTRLSRKYENIKLLLVGDIEEADPIRPENIDIIHTHERIILCSHTTEPEYYYSMMHVFAFPTYREGFGTVSIEAQAMNVPVVGFNSTGVRDTVVHNETGLIVPNNDIKGLEEGLEDMIIHPVKRGQMGQNARKFVEDNYDREVIQRKVLDFYNTLGRIDDTKAGYIKA, encoded by the coding sequence ATGCAGAAGAAATTGATTCATGGTGTCACTTCCTCCATGAGCGCACTGTTCATCCATGAGCAGGTGCACTTTATAGAACAGAACGGCTACCAGGTGGAAGTGGTATGCAACAACGATCCAGAAAGGCACTACGAAGGACTCAAGCTCAAACATATTCCATTCGAGCGTGAAATCAATCTTTACAGGGATGTGACGACACTTTATTCCTTGTACAGATATTTGAAGCAGAAAGATCCGGACATCATTTTATTCAGCACACCGAAGGCAGGACTGCTCGGCATGGTTGCAGGCTATCTGAACGGCACTGAAACGAGAATCTATGCGCAATGGGGTCTGCGTCTTGAAACAGTGACGGGAGTGAAGAAACTCATCCTGGAGACAACGGAGAAACTGACCTGTTTATTGAGCACGCATGTCCTCGTGATTTCCGACAGTCTTGAAGAGGAGATGGTCGGCAGAAAGCTCGTCAACCGTGAGAAAGTCGTCAGAATCGGCAAAGGTAGTGTCAATGGCCTCGATATGCAGCGGTTCAGCCCGGATGCAGTGGATCAGGACCGGCTCACACGGATGAAGGAGACGCTAGATATCGAACCCTCTGATTTCGTCATCGGCTATATCGGTAGGATGACACGTGACAAGGGGACCAATGAACTTGTGGAGGCTTTTACTAGACTGAGTAGAAAATATGAAAATATCAAGCTGTTGTTGGTTGGGGACATTGAAGAAGCGGATCCGATCCGGCCAGAAAATATAGATATCATCCATACACATGAACGGATCATCCTTTGTAGCCATACAACAGAACCGGAATATTACTACAGCATGATGCATGTATTTGCCTTCCCAACCTACCGTGAAGGATTCGGTACGGTCAGTATTGAGGCACAGGCAATGAATGTGCCGGTTGTCGGTTTTAATTCGACAGGTGTGAGAGATACGGTTGTACACAACGAGACGGGGCTTATTGTCCCAAATAATGATATCAAGGGGTTGGAAGAAGGGCTCGAGGACATGATCATCCACCCGGTGAAACGGGGTCAGATGGGGCAGAATGCCCGGAAATTCGTTGAAGACAACTATGATAGAGAGGTCATTCAGCGGAAAGTGCTCGACTTCTACAATACACTGGGAAGAATAGATGATACGAAAGCTGGATATATTAAGGCTTGA
- a CDS encoding M24 family metallopeptidase, with protein MDRAKRVEALREVMTEKNLDAAIIFNFENQFYFSGLKAITYSRPIIMVVEQARQSLIIPKLEEKHAKEKTDANPIHIYHEVEGRGSTDYHELFDKVLNGIEGSQVGIEFGSLPAELASAIQEKGHDLVDIQADIVKMRAIKSGEEIDMIKESGKLVSGALKHTLENSGSGKSELEIDYHGNQYLFEEISRHHTDSTLDYFVMSPSGVERTNMPHVFSNTRKLETGDVIIHSRQVGLNGYRAECERTYFIGAPTEGQREAFRVMLEAHLAALDFIKAGVTAKAVNQAALDVIKEAGYDSYVSHRTGHGIGIGQHEEPSLRFDNDLVLEAGMVFCVEPGIYIPGVGGFRHSDTVVLTEDGAEVITEYPRDLESMVFE; from the coding sequence ATGGATAGAGCGAAAAGAGTGGAAGCCCTCAGAGAGGTCATGACAGAAAAGAATCTGGATGCTGCCATCATATTCAACTTCGAAAACCAGTTCTATTTCAGCGGACTCAAAGCCATCACCTATTCCCGGCCGATCATCATGGTCGTGGAACAGGCGAGGCAGAGCCTGATCATTCCGAAGCTCGAGGAGAAACACGCGAAGGAGAAGACGGATGCGAATCCAATCCACATCTATCATGAAGTCGAAGGCAGGGGCAGCACAGATTACCATGAACTGTTCGACAAAGTGCTGAATGGCATTGAAGGCAGTCAGGTGGGCATCGAATTCGGTTCCTTGCCGGCTGAACTTGCCTCAGCCATTCAGGAGAAGGGGCACGACCTCGTCGATATCCAGGCCGATATCGTCAAAATGCGCGCCATCAAGAGTGGTGAAGAGATCGACATGATCAAGGAATCCGGCAAGCTTGTGAGCGGCGCACTGAAACATACGCTCGAGAACTCCGGATCGGGAAAGTCGGAACTCGAAATCGACTACCATGGCAACCAGTACCTATTCGAAGAGATTTCAAGGCATCATACCGATTCCACACTGGATTACTTCGTTATGTCTCCGTCAGGGGTCGAACGGACAAACATGCCACACGTATTCTCCAATACACGGAAACTGGAGACGGGCGATGTCATCATCCACAGCCGCCAGGTCGGCCTGAACGGCTACCGGGCGGAATGTGAACGGACATACTTCATCGGCGCGCCGACGGAGGGACAGAGGGAAGCATTCAGAGTCATGCTGGAGGCACACCTCGCTGCACTCGATTTCATCAAGGCGGGCGTCACCGCAAAAGCCGTCAACCAAGCGGCCCTCGATGTCATCAAGGAAGCAGGGTATGACTCCTACGTCTCCCACCGTACCGGACACGGCATCGGCATCGGGCAACATGAAGAGCCCTCACTCCGCTTCGACAACGACCTCGTGCTCGAAGCCGGCATGGTATTCTGTGTCGAACCCGGCATCTACATCCCGGGCGTCGGCGGATTCAGGCACTCCGATACCGTCGTACTGACGGAGGACGGTGCCGAGGTCATCACGGAATATCCGAGGGATCTGGAGAGCATGGTTTTTGAATAG
- a CDS encoding DeoR/GlpR family DNA-binding transcription regulator has translation MITWKFIDRIYNKHAKNKEDEESMKMFASERRNEILHYLQEKQRVTVKDLAKRIGVSEATLRSDLTKMETEGLLTRTHGGAVLNDYTDGEMSFSAREKKNRKEKNQIAREAYRFIEEKQCILLDASSTALELARYLKHQAIKLTVVTSGIQSALELKENPDITVILIGGVVTPGSSSIEGKLGLDILDHVNIDMMFTSASGFSIEKGLTDFNLYEVELKKEMVNHSREVVAIIDSSKIGINSSAVFAKVSQINTLITDKPIEEKISNDLVKYDITMVSPILN, from the coding sequence ATGATAACCTGGAAATTTATTGATAGAATATATAATAAACATGCAAAAAATAAAGAGGATGAGGAATCAATGAAAATGTTCGCAAGTGAAAGAAGAAATGAAATACTACATTACTTACAGGAAAAGCAAAGGGTTACAGTAAAAGACCTTGCAAAACGAATTGGCGTATCCGAAGCGACGCTTCGATCCGATTTGACAAAAATGGAAACCGAAGGATTGTTAACGAGGACACACGGGGGCGCTGTTCTCAATGACTATACAGATGGCGAGATGAGTTTTTCTGCACGTGAGAAGAAAAATAGAAAAGAAAAGAATCAAATTGCAAGAGAAGCCTATCGCTTTATTGAAGAGAAACAATGTATATTACTGGATGCCAGTTCAACTGCACTCGAACTCGCTCGTTATTTGAAACACCAGGCTATAAAACTGACTGTTGTAACAAGTGGTATTCAATCTGCCCTTGAACTTAAAGAAAACCCGGATATAACGGTGATACTAATCGGTGGTGTAGTCACTCCCGGCTCTAGTTCTATAGAAGGTAAGCTTGGTCTAGATATTCTGGATCATGTCAATATTGATATGATGTTCACTTCTGCAAGCGGCTTTTCTATTGAAAAGGGACTAACAGACTTCAATCTTTACGAAGTTGAACTTAAAAAAGAAATGGTCAACCACTCTCGAGAAGTTGTCGCTATTATCGACAGTTCCAAGATAGGTATCAACTCAAGTGCCGTTTTTGCCAAGGTTAGTCAGATAAATACATTGATCACTGACAAACCCATAGAAGAAAAAATTTCCAATGACCTGGTAAAATATGATATTACCATGGTTTCCCCCATTTTAAATTAG
- a CDS encoding YdcF family protein: protein MLIVVSIIDSFDHSYTDQPVESDLIVMLGGGEASRMQKAAQLYHEGYADHVLITPVIESAELNQSSALAMEYGIPEEALILEDKATSTYTNATITMDIMDRLDMTSALIVTSDWHIKRSKYIYDKLNDGSFDFHYISALPMQEGRWHESGDAFYVWYSEYIKLWVYRMGIYWWSE, encoded by the coding sequence ATGTTGATTGTTGTATCAATCATCGACAGCTTTGATCACAGCTATACGGATCAGCCTGTAGAAAGTGATCTGATTGTGATGCTTGGCGGGGGCGAAGCTTCGAGGATGCAGAAAGCCGCACAACTCTATCACGAAGGCTATGCAGATCATGTCCTGATCACTCCAGTCATCGAGTCGGCCGAACTCAACCAAAGCTCGGCACTCGCAATGGAATACGGCATACCCGAAGAAGCACTGATATTGGAAGACAAGGCAACCAGCACCTACACCAACGCCACCATAACCATGGATATCATGGACCGTCTCGATATGACCTCTGCACTCATCGTAACGAGCGACTGGCATATCAAACGCTCCAAGTACATCTATGACAAGTTGAATGACGGAAGCTTCGATTTCCACTATATTTCAGCCTTACCTATGCAGGAAGGAAGATGGCATGAGAGCGGGGACGCATTCTATGTATGGTACAGCGAATATATCAAGTTGTGGGTGTACAGGATGGGCATCTACTGGTGGAGTGAGTAG
- a CDS encoding SDR family oxidoreductase, translating into MGFKGYDKNFNITDRVAVVTGGASGIGRAVVELYIEKGAKVAILDMNEKANEVAMEIDSKRTVGIQCDVTDAGSITQAIEMVQEKFGRVDILVNCAGIALLDDAENISDEYWKKTMAINLDGLFKVTQQVGNIMISSGEGGKIINMASQAALIALDNHVAYSTSKAGLLGMTKTLAYEWAQFGITVNAISPTVVLTELGKKAWAGEKGEKAKREIPLGRFGYPEEVAAIALFLASDAANLITGENIVMDGGNTIK; encoded by the coding sequence ATGGGATTTAAAGGGTATGACAAGAACTTCAACATCACTGACAGAGTCGCGGTGGTCACAGGAGGTGCAAGTGGTATAGGTCGTGCTGTTGTGGAGTTGTACATAGAAAAGGGAGCTAAAGTTGCGATTCTTGACATGAACGAAAAAGCAAATGAAGTTGCAATGGAGATTGATAGCAAACGTACAGTAGGTATCCAATGTGATGTAACGGATGCTGGCAGTATTACTCAGGCAATAGAAATGGTGCAAGAGAAGTTTGGCAGAGTTGATATCCTTGTAAATTGTGCTGGCATTGCTTTACTGGATGACGCAGAAAATATATCTGATGAATATTGGAAGAAGACTATGGCAATCAACCTGGATGGGCTTTTCAAAGTGACTCAGCAAGTAGGGAACATTATGATCAGTAGTGGTGAGGGTGGAAAAATCATCAATATGGCCTCCCAAGCTGCTTTGATTGCCCTTGATAACCATGTCGCATATAGCACGAGTAAGGCTGGATTGCTTGGAATGACTAAAACGCTTGCTTATGAATGGGCTCAATTCGGCATTACAGTGAATGCAATTTCCCCTACAGTCGTCCTCACAGAACTTGGGAAGAAGGCGTGGGCAGGTGAAAAGGGAGAAAAAGCAAAAAGAGAGATTCCTCTTGGGCGTTTTGGATATCCTGAAGAAGTGGCGGCCATCGCATTGTTCCTAGCCAGTGATGCAGCAAATTTAATTACAGGAGAGAACATTGTCATGGATGGTGGAAACACAATTAAATAA
- a CDS encoding aminotransferase class I/II-fold pyridoxal phosphate-dependent enzyme has translation MSQCRIFLSSPHMGGTEMKYVQEAFDTNWIAPLGENVDIFEDQVKEFTGANAACALASGTGGIHLALDLLEVGRGDIVLCSSLTFVASANPVLYHDATPVFIDSEMDSWNMCPKALEKALKYYKMQGKQPKAIIVVNLYGQSARMDEISEICRRYGVPIIEDAAESLGAVYKGRMSGTFGKFGIFSFNGNKIITTSGGGMIISNDEMLIEKALKKATQSKEVAAHYQHESVGYNYRLSNVCAGIGRGQMEVLEARIQQKRDIFDKYVEGLEDVEGIEFMPEIEGSYHTRWLSTMLIDSKKLGITVNELIEYLDEHNIESRPVWKPLHMQPLFEGTTYFSNEEDNSKYLFEHGICLPSDTKMTEEEIEKVIQLCRDRLLTHELFA, from the coding sequence ATGTCTCAATGCAGAATTTTTTTGTCATCACCTCATATGGGCGGTACGGAAATGAAGTATGTCCAAGAGGCATTCGATACGAATTGGATTGCACCACTAGGAGAAAATGTCGATATATTCGAAGATCAGGTCAAGGAATTTACAGGAGCGAATGCGGCGTGCGCCCTTGCCAGCGGGACAGGCGGAATCCACCTTGCACTCGACCTGCTTGAGGTCGGGCGGGGGGACATCGTTCTTTGTTCTTCACTCACATTTGTAGCGAGCGCGAATCCGGTGCTATATCACGATGCGACACCGGTGTTCATCGATTCCGAGATGGACAGTTGGAACATGTGTCCGAAAGCGCTGGAGAAGGCTTTGAAATACTATAAGATGCAGGGCAAGCAGCCAAAAGCGATTATTGTCGTCAACCTGTATGGCCAGTCGGCACGGATGGATGAAATCAGCGAAATATGCAGAAGGTATGGTGTACCCATCATCGAGGATGCGGCAGAATCCCTGGGTGCGGTATACAAGGGCAGGATGAGCGGTACCTTCGGCAAATTCGGCATATTTTCATTCAACGGCAACAAGATCATCACGACATCAGGAGGCGGGATGATCATATCCAATGATGAGATGCTCATCGAAAAAGCACTCAAGAAAGCGACCCAGAGCAAAGAGGTCGCTGCACACTATCAGCATGAATCGGTGGGGTACAACTACCGGTTGAGCAACGTCTGTGCAGGCATCGGACGCGGCCAGATGGAAGTGCTGGAAGCGCGTATCCAGCAGAAGCGGGACATCTTCGACAAGTATGTGGAGGGGCTCGAAGATGTGGAGGGCATTGAATTCATGCCTGAAATCGAAGGTTCATACCATACGAGATGGCTTTCCACCATGCTCATCGACTCTAAAAAGCTCGGAATCACTGTAAACGAACTGATCGAGTACCTTGATGAACACAATATCGAATCGAGGCCGGTCTGGAAGCCACTCCATATGCAGCCGCTGTTTGAAGGGACAACATATTTTTCCAATGAGGAAGATAATTCAAAATACCTTTTCGAACATGGCATCTGTCTTCCGTCCGACACCAAGATGACCGAAGAAGAGATAGAAAAGGTCATTCAGTTGTGTAGGGATCGATTGCTGACCCACGAACTCTTTGCCTGA
- a CDS encoding MDR/zinc-dependent alcohol dehydrogenase-like family protein — MMNEIAESKTGRESMPEKMKAVVAYAPKDYRYEEVSIPEIENDKEIIIKLEACGICAGDIKAYDGAPSFWGDDTQPSYIKAPMIPGHEFIGRVVEKGDAVDDFEVGDRIISEQIVPCWDCRFCNRGQYWMCEKHDLYGFQKNVNGGMAEYMKFTKEAINFKVPEELTIEQAILIEPYACSLHAVQRAQPQLGDVVVLSGAGTLGLGMIGALKKSGPAKIVVLDMKDDRLELAKKFGADIVMNPSKVDVVKEIKDMTEGYGCDIYIEASGHPKSVEQGLHAIRKLGTFVEFSVFGEPVTVDWSIISDRKELDLLGSHLGPYCYPIVIDGIVNGDFPTEGVVTHQLKLRDFEEGFELMKKGEKSLKVILKP, encoded by the coding sequence ATGATGAATGAAATAGCTGAGAGTAAAACTGGTCGGGAATCAATGCCTGAGAAAATGAAAGCGGTTGTAGCGTACGCGCCGAAAGATTACCGTTATGAAGAGGTCAGCATACCTGAAATTGAAAATGACAAAGAAATCATCATAAAGCTCGAAGCATGTGGCATTTGCGCAGGAGACATTAAAGCATATGATGGCGCACCCAGTTTTTGGGGTGATGATACGCAACCCTCCTATATCAAGGCGCCTATGATTCCAGGACATGAATTTATCGGACGTGTCGTTGAAAAAGGGGATGCTGTAGATGATTTTGAAGTTGGGGATCGTATCATCTCTGAGCAGATCGTTCCATGCTGGGACTGCAGGTTCTGTAACCGGGGTCAGTATTGGATGTGCGAGAAGCATGATCTTTATGGATTCCAGAAAAATGTTAATGGCGGTATGGCTGAATACATGAAGTTTACTAAAGAAGCAATTAACTTCAAAGTGCCAGAAGAATTGACTATTGAGCAGGCCATACTTATTGAACCTTATGCATGTAGTTTGCATGCAGTACAAAGAGCTCAGCCACAACTCGGAGATGTTGTCGTACTTTCGGGTGCCGGTACGCTTGGACTAGGGATGATTGGCGCCCTAAAGAAGTCAGGACCAGCGAAAATCGTTGTATTAGATATGAAAGATGATCGTTTGGAGCTGGCAAAAAAATTTGGTGCTGATATTGTGATGAATCCAAGCAAGGTGGATGTAGTGAAAGAGATTAAGGATATGACAGAAGGATACGGCTGCGATATTTATATTGAAGCTTCCGGACATCCTAAATCTGTAGAACAAGGTTTACATGCAATCCGTAAACTGGGAACCTTTGTAGAGTTCAGTGTATTTGGTGAACCGGTTACAGTGGACTGGAGCATAATTAGTGATCGTAAGGAATTGGATCTTCTTGGCTCTCACCTGGGCCCATACTGCTATCCAATTGTGATTGACGGTATTGTAAATGGAGATTTTCCAACTGAAGGTGTAGTTACACACCAATTGAAACTAAGAGATTTCGAAGAAGGATTTGAACTCATGAAAAAAGGCGAAAAATCATTGAAAGTCATATTGAAACCGTAG